From Drosophila santomea strain STO CAGO 1482 chromosome 2R, Prin_Dsan_1.1, whole genome shotgun sequence:
ttaCTGAGTATAATTCAACTTCTTCAACTATTTGAGTATATAATGCTCGATTGCTATCGAAgtttcattttaattacaaataaaatatcctGATGAtcttttttattcaatttctttaaaatgaaTCAGCAATTTGTTTCTAATAATTTGGGGCTGCTTTTCATTAGTGTATAATCACGATCTATGACTCGTGACGATTTTTACTCTTTTCCAGTGCTGACCAATATTAAATGCATAAACCAATTCATTAACAGTGATTTTTTTTGATTAACTATTCAACAAGTTTATGATGAAAATGTGAACGTGCTTTGTGGCCATTTTGGGGCTTAGACCGGGCTCTCCCATTTCGTTTTTGTGGCAAATATCATGAATTCCGTGTGGCAGCGAGTGCGGTGAGTGTGGGTGTCTGAGCTTATAGTGCCACCTGTGACCACCGCCTGCAGTTGCCACTTGCGAGTGTATTTCATGGTGGCTGGTGTTTCAACTGCCTGTTCAGTGCAACCAGCACTTGCAACTGCCGCACTTTTGCCGTGGCAGTAGGCAAAGTTCCCAGACAGAGTCTGTGTTTCACCTTAAGCTGCGGTTTTGACATGCTAAATGCTTGCAAGAATAGTCAGGTGCTTTTGAATAGTTACTTATAGTGTAGTTCACTACAGTCAGTCGGCAGAGTGCATACTTTCAGGATGAGTAGTTCTGAGTAACCCTCCACATGAATACTTAATATAGATTTATGCCAGTTATTAACACTAAATTGCAATTCTAACACTTAATGCATAGTTTTGATCAAAGCGGTCTGGTAGTGAGTCAACGTAGTGTGCCccccacaaaaataaaaaaaaaatgcccaTTGCAACGGAGAAGAGCGATTCGTTTTAAGTCATAACTAATTTTGAAACATAATATTTTTCTTCTACTTTCAACTTTGCTTTGCACAACACAAATCCCACACACTGACACGCCAATCTTTTCGTAACTCAAAAACACCAACGAAAACGTGACCCCTTTCCAAATGTATTTCCCACCttgatttggatttgatttcGTTCTGCGACACAATGAACAATCCTtgttatacattttaattattgtgcTGCGATCTGTtaattaatcttttttttgtgttttcacACTCTATTCTCCCaaccaccacaccacacatgaaacaacaacacccaaaacaaaacaaaacaaataaattttaaatacaacAATGAATAAATCGAAAACAACGAATTGTTGTTGAAATATTCTATGCACCATTTcgtgtctctgtgtgtgtgcgtgcgtgttcAAAATTATGGTTGAAAttgcacaaataaaaacaaaatttaaatgcgaAATTTGAATCATCGAAAACAACAACGGTTACCACGACCTTCAAACGACGACAATAAACAAATCTGCAATGTGCTTGTGACATGTAAACGCTAAAACAACATGACTattgtaaaatgtaaatgtcAACACCCACGTGCACTCACAAATTGAACCCAAATTGAAACCGAAACAATACTGAAACCAAACTATACGAAACCCTTAAAGATACCATGGGGACTGAAAAAAATCTGTTGGGGTCTGATAAATATAACCGTGCCCAGGGTAAGCAATCTACATTCCACTTTAATTTCAATATCATTTAATCGTTTACGTTGTACGTTCGCCCACAATTGCTGTTGTTGATTATgttttgaaaatgaaatgtataAACCTATTTGTTGCATTCGTAATAGCCTACTAATGTGCACCTAATCCATAAACTAAGAAAACCGAATTTTAAATAAGCTAGCTCAGGAGCTTTAATTAGCTGCTTCGTTTCATTTAGCTGTCAAAGGTAATTAATTAAGTATATTACTCGTAGATGTAATTCAGGAAATCCACTTACTAGATTGAGCTTACAGAATAGACACTCGATGGTCGATGGATTGCACTGGCAATTTCGctaattaaatggcatttGATTTGGACCATCATTTATTTAGAAAATCGATTTAATGAAGCACTAAAATTCCAGTCAGAACGAGAGTGCCAGTGATACCAATCAGGTCTTGGCCAACTGACAATTTGGCAGTCCACAAAAGGTCATTTGGCAGTGAGTTACTGGGCTGTAAAGGGTATCAACTCTACGTTTTTAGTTAATAAACTTGTATACGCTCCATACTTTTGGGTGCGCTGCCAAATGCAATGAAAAAGCTTTTAGACCTGTAAATGAAACTAGGCGAATTACCTCTATATGGGGCTTATCTTATTTAAGAGCGATctgccacccacttccactccgAAACGGAGATGCCTTTTCGCAGATTGGCCTTTCATACTGAGCCACGGTGAACCAAATCGCGGAGTGCAGGTGCGTGTCAGTCGAGATTCACCTGTCGCCCGGTTCGGTTGGGGATGCAAATagtgttgcagctgctgccgccgctcgCGAAACGCAGCGAATTCAATTAATTAGAGCACATTAGCGGAAAATAGCGTAGAAACCGGCAATAGCATGGTGGTTACGGACTCCCCGCTCGCCCTCCACAAATATGTGCGTCGAATATCCAAGGACTTTTCCACGGTTCGCAGATACAGCAATACGCCGGCTGTCGTCGTCGGTTCGGTTCGAGCCTCCACATCCGCCTTCATTGCGGCCGAAACGGCAGCCCATTTGCCCACTTGTGGCACCCCCACATCCAGGACTCCAGTTTCCACGCCGCGGGGCATTCGTCGGCGCCAGCGGATGCGGAAACGCTCCTCCGTCTCCTCAACGCTATCGAAGGTCCTCATCCTAAACGTGCGTGATTTGCTGAAGGCGCACGCCGGCGGTGAACCCCTAAAGGAGGTAGGCCATTCGCCGCATTAAGTGGTAACCTCTGCTAAGTGGAGGTAACCAAACTATCTGCCCGCTAGCCACTGGGAATCCCAGGAGCTGTTTGTTCCCTCTGTGGATTCAGCGCTGGGTTGACTCTGGGTGTTGCTCGAAAGTTTGCcactttggctttgtttgctACGATAACACCAAAGTTGCAGTTGGCCAAAGTTTTGATTTCGAATTGGAATCAATTGTACGAATGCCAGAGGATTCAAGCTGGCATGAAAACGTGACTGGATTTGGCTCACATAAGCCGATCAAAGTGCATGAACACTGCCAATCATATTTATAGGACTTTGTGGTTGCAAATAGCTTTTGGTGGtaaagcagaaaaatatttagacCTGGCACGCCATAAAGTACTACATACTCCAGTAATCAGTATTAAGTGAATAAGACAACAAAATATGTGTAAAACTAACAGCTCAGTTGTgaatataaattgttttttaaaatattgaacGCATACGTAAAAGTTACGTTTCAGTACCAACTTTATTTAGAGGTATTTGTTTGATTGCTTAGTTGAATAGTAAAAGTGGGTTAATTCAACAgttgaaaatgtaaatatatgaGTTAACAATGCAGAAACCAACGAAAACCGCCCCACCCacattgtaaatattttattctgtaAATGCGTATCTTTATTTGTTAcatctgtttttgttgtcaattaaccaatttttttaataaatttgttttcgaATTAGTAATGTTTGAATAGTGATTGTATTGTGTCGACGTCGTTTATcctgaaataataatagatatCTAATTTGTACttctattgttttttatttatttaaattattcatgCTGTAATTATTAAAACGCTCTCTAATTTCAACCAGAAGTAAACTGAACTTTTGTTGAACaaatttaaatctttaaatgtATATTGCATATATTTTGCACTATAAGTCCTCGATATCAGTCATTCTTTGTGACTCTTTCGCTGATCTGTACTCGTATACTTATCGAATCTTTTGTTCCCTTCAAgttattttccatttgctcCTCTAGCCGTATGATCAGTGTATAAAGTGTAACTATGAGCATTAAACGCAGCAATgttcaaaatgtaaaaataatattttaactgATTTCGCTTCTGTTCAATCTAGCACCAGCCGCGTAGTTGGATCGAGACAAATTTCCAGAAGCGCGAGTGCATCAAATTCATACCATGCCCAAAGGACGATACAAAGTAAGTGGCacctaatttaatttatttgcatttatattcATCCTCTGACTGGCAGCAGTAAGGGGCGGGCGCAAACGAGAAGGGAGTTTGGGGGTCCAAGTCCAAGACGAAAGCTGTTGACCCAGTTTCGCATATCAAAATGCTCGCCGAGATGCAGTGAATGGCTACTGGCCCAGTTCCTAGATCGCTGtgtatttagtatttagtttcgttttgggcgttagcatttattgtttattatgacAGCCGCTGTCCCAGGAACCAGCAATTGAGATAAATGTGCCATAAACCCGGCCCGGTCGCGGCCCAAccgattcagatacagatacagatacagatacagatataggtacagatacagatacagatagataCGGATTCACGTTCTGGTGAAAGTTTTCCGCACGGACAGCACTGCACTGGCGGGACAAGCGATGGCTTTATGGCCCCTTTGACTTTACATGATGGGAGCCCTGTTATCAGCACCTGACttgccaaatatttgcccGCCGGTCTACACTTTCCCCCCACCGCCCCCCGCGTTATCACGGCAACCGGTAGCTGGCAATCATCCCCACGGAAAGCATCTTCACTAGTAGTTATACTTGGCCAGTTGAATTTCTGGCGTAGTTTGTAACTCAAActtggctaattaaaattaattcgCCAAGATTGTTGTTTATCAGGCTTTGAACTTTCGCAAGGTGAAATGGCATTTATAAATAGGAATTTGCGCTGACATTTGAGCAGGAAAGGTACGACTTTATATTTCGGTTTACAAGTAATTAAAAGCTCATTATAAATCTCGATGGAAAATACATGCATAAGTATAAGCAGTCGAACTATATTTAAAAACCCGCTATATACTTATTAACTGAAACTTGTTTATTTCACTGCCACTAAGTTCAAAGTTAATCATGTGTGTAAACCAAATAAACAAGTTTAATAAAACGTTaggaatatatatgtatatatatagatagtGGAAACCGCAAggctttaaattgcaaattgcctATGCAATACACTGTATCTCTGCTAAATATAATTTATCCTTGTCTGGCATGTCTACCGCATATCACCCACGGCACGTGGAATGGAGCCACAGACACGTGTCGATTAATTTGGTTATTTAATTCTATTCAAACCGATTCAAACTGCGGCACGCTGTGTGCGGCGATctaattgaaatgcattaTTTAGCAAACAACTTTAAGCACCTGACAAGAACATCAGctggcaaacagcaaacagacagacagacagtcgGTGGGTTGGTAGGTGAGATCGGGTCAGACAGGTTATTGCCTCTCTGGTTGGGGGGCTGCCACATGTATTTTTTGGGGCTACGAAGTCaacactcacgcacacaggGGCGTAAATAACGCCTTATGCCCCACGTGGGCATCGCAAACAAAGTGACAGGTTAAGGCTGATACGTGTATTATGCtctgggggcgtggcactctGCCTGTTGTTTGCCGAATATCGTTTACACCCACATATCCTGACAGTCAGTCAACACACTCGATGGCCAGGAATATCTGGGCCAGGAGTCACCTGCAGATGGATTTCTTGCAACTCAAGGTGGAACCAGGAAACCAGTGTATTCCGCATATATTAAAACGAACCATATGATATCTGCGATGCGGAAGTACAAACACTTTCTGTTTTTATTCAATGGTATTCAAGCTGgtaatattttttggttttattgaTGAAGAAGAATGGAAAACATTATATAACTTGCAACTTTAATGcgatgttttgtttttctgaaaatatattatttaagaatGATTAACGAAAGGTGCATAAAGCAAAGTGTCAAAGTTCCTTACTCAAAGTCATGGGAACTcgtggcaaacatttttgtgttattaaatttttggtAAATTTGAAACTTTAGCGAAGTATAGTGTAGTAACATTAGTTACAAAAAACCCATTTACGTGTATGTAGCATGCAACCCTTGAAGTTTAGGTGTTATTAATAAAGCGATATTCATTTGGGTTCATTTGCTATTTGCAGGTGCTGCTGCGGCCAGGCCCAGATCACGCATCAGACGATACCTGGCATCGAGAGTGGGTCGCCCGGAGACCTCTGGCTGCCCACGAAGCACACCCGCCCGCAGCCCACAGATGCCTATGGAACCATCGAGTTCCAGGGCGGCGCACATCCCACAAAGGCACAGGTAGGAGGAGCGTCCCATCCGGGGCAATCACTTTTAGTGCGCTCTTTAATAACTTTTGGGCGCTTTTTTCCAGTACGTTCGCCTGTCGTTCGACACGCGGCCGGAACTCCTGGTGCAGCTATTCACCAAGGAATGGAATCTGGAATTGCCAAAACTTTTGATCACCGTGCAGGGCGGCAAGGCCAACTTTGATTTGCAGGCCAAGCTGAAAAAGGTGAGGAAACTGGCGGCTGGCGGGTTGTTGGGGAAAACTTTTGGTACCAAAAAGTGAACGAAGGGTCGTGTGTCACACGCTAATTGAATGGCCGTGGCGACCGGCCGAAAACGAAACTGGAAACTGATTTCTATTCGATTCGCAGGAGATACGCAAAGGACTGCTGAAGGCGGCCAAGACCACTGGAGCCTGGATATTCACCGGCGGCACAAACACCGGTGAGCAGCATTCCGTTTCATTTAAGTTTTATGAAAGGACACTACCCGGTTTTATGGCCAGCGATTACGGGCGGGCCAACTTAAATAAGCACAAAGAAAAATGagcaaggaaaacaaacaaacaaacaacgaaTGAAATGGGGGCCGGAAAAACTTAAAGAGGAAAATGAGGCGAGCCGAGTGCGGATGAGCGACCCCAgtcgaaaattaaataaataaaatcccaAACGGAAATCACGCAGCCAGTGATTGTACACACTTCAACTGCTTGCCAGTCGACATATTGTGCTACCCAGTGGCCCCATGCTCGGGGTATATCGGGATTGCAGGGAGATTGGGAGAAGTTGGTAGTGGTTGGGTGAGAGTGTGGGTGCATCTGGTAGCCCAAATAAATTGGATTATCAAGTCAGCAAGGGTGGACATAAGTACATTGGGGTAGCCAGAAAATTGCCCTAATATGTAGTGGCTGCTGGTTCCCTTTTTATGGATTTGGCCTTGATTCGATTCCTGAACGAGTGCCCTATAAAAagtgtatattcgtaatgaAATTGTTcgataaaaatgtaattaagtCAGTGCAGAACATGACGACGTTCATGATGTTGCACAAAAACTGTGACACTTTTTCAAAGTTCAACAACTGCCTaggttttatttaaaaacttttttattttattttccatcaTTTCGCATGCAAAAAAGTGTTTcgaatattttcttttctggCACAACAATACAAAAGTAAGTTGGATAGAAGCGCATGCTATAGTCGCATCGAGATGCTATATActttattacatttttcattCGAATGCTTTGCGTCCTTTTTTTCTTGTCGTCCGCGTTTTGTGCTCGAGctgttattaaattttagACACGCCCCTCAACTAAGATATAAAATACTGAAACTCTGAAGGTCGCGTGGGCGGGTGAGACTATCGCAATCCTCCGAGGAGGAGACAAACTTGTTTACGCACTTGCTCAACTTGGCCATTGTTGTACTTCCTCTGCTTTCTCGGCTTGGGCAAACAGGCGTCACCAAGCAGGTGGGCGATGCCCTGCTCCTGGAGGGTCAGCAGCGGACAGGACGAGTGGTCAGCATCGGCATCGCCCCCTGGGGCATCGTGGAGCGCAATCACGAGCTGCTGGGCCACAACCGCGAAGTGCCCTGCCACAGCATTAGTTCGCCCAGGTGAGTGCATATTTTATGAGCCCAATCAGGGCAACAAGTTAAATGCGCTTGGTCGTGGCTTAAAAATGCATGGGTATTAGCTGTTGCGATTCCCACAGCAATTAAGTCAAGTAACCTGTTGCAATCGCTACAATCACCTGTTcgttccttttccttttcagATCCAAGCTGGCGGTGCTGAACAATCGGCATGCGTACTTTCTGCTGGTGGACAATGGCACCCAGGCGAAGTATGGCGCCGAACTGATCCTGCGTCGCAAACTGGAGAAGTTTATATCCAACCTGAAGCTGCACCCATGTAAGTCGAGGACAAAAGCCACAATATGACAGCTCGACAGCACAAAAGGCCAATCAGGCCGCAGATTGAAGCTCCTTGTCATCGCTGGCTATTGAGAGCCATTTCTTTTCATGGCCAATGCCGCGGGCTAAGCTCCGAATGGCCGGGATTTCAATCTGATGTGGCGAGCTGTTGTTGGTAGTTACTATTGCACTCGGGAAAATACAAAAGATATGAGTTTTTGCGTATTTTGAATAGAGCAATTTTACTAACTATACATTGGTTGAGTCCATATCTTCAGTTCGATGGGCCAAGAGTTGGCTTGCTTGAATAGAGCAGAATagatttgatttattaaatacaagaaaataaGTTTCAATTTGAAAAGTATTCAAGTATTTATGGCTAGTTTTCGAAACAATATGCTCGTCTATTATATTGGCATAAACCCTGATGAAACCAGTTTGCtaagacatttttaaaatttacttaTACTTCTAGCAAAGAATCACTGGCTAAAAACAAACGGTATACAGAAATTCGTTTCCTTTTGCTTATTTTGCTCGCTTAAAGATTTCAATCATCTTTCGAACACATTTACTTCAAGGAAAACTAGCTCATcctaatttgattaaattttttttaaactatataCTATAGATATActataattttttcatttagtCAAAGGATAATTTGTAGTACACAGTACATTTTTCTCTCTTCAAGTAAACAGATATCATTttattcgtattcgtatttcGACATACAATCTTTCAATTTTGTTAAGCACACACATTTCCGTTGAGTGTACTGACACCAGGTGACGAGTCTCAATCGACCTGTTGAATCCTCAGTAGCGGCTGCACCCAGTGAATCAGACTAATCCCCGTTGCATGTCCCCCAATGGACATACCGACTCAAATCTTAACCTCTTGTGCCATTTTCCCGTAGTCACACATTCCAGTACGCCCGTCGTCTGCCTGGTGATCGAGGGCGGCACCAACACGATACGTGCGGTGCTCGAGTACGTGACGGATTCGCCGCCGGTTCCGGTGGTCGTATGTGACGGATCCGGGCGTGCCGCCGACCTGCTGGCCTTCGTCCACAAGTGAGTAGATGTGAATGCAGATATTCGAGGTGCTTTAAGTTAGCCGATActagtacatatgtatatgcggCACTGGAGTGTCTCAAAGGACTGGAGTTAAAGCCAAAGTTGCCGGGGCAACTTGATGAGAAACCGCAGTTTGTGTAAACTTAATTAAGAACATGTCGCCGTGTCCTTTCACCCAACGCACGCCTGTTGGCACGCGACATTTggcaaattatttaaatttaccCAACGCCACCACCAACTTCaccacacagacacacagaaaAAGGGGATCCAATCCTCCAGGCGAACCTTTTTGTCTGccacatttaattttgttgtttaattagTCTGAATAATTGGGCACACTCTCGTATCTGACAACATTTATACGCAGATACGCTTCGGATGGCGAGGAGCAGCCGGTGCTGGAGTCCATGCGGGACTATCTCATCGGGACCATACAGAAGACCTTCGAGGTGGGCCTGGACCAGTCCGAGAAGCTCTACCAGGAGCTGCTGCAGTGCACGCGAAACAAGAATCTGGTGAGCAGGTTGGGCGATGGACAGCATCTCTTACTTAAGGAGTATGTTTATAAAGTCATAAGAAGTCCCCTCAGAGTTGAAATCTCGTAATTGATATAAAAGTTGTAGGGGAAAACGATGCCATTAATGATGAGGTAATTAACAATAAGCTAATGGCCTTTCTTTGTCCCCATTTTTTGCTACACTTTAAGTGCATTAAAGTTCCGGTGAAGTGGAATTAAATGCGTTGTAATAGGGTGTTTTAATGAGTTTAATTGACACTTAAAAGTTTATCGAAAGTATGCTACAGGTGGAGCATAAGCATGTGCGTGGCACACTATTAAGCTGTCTAACTTTCCCGTGAAGTGCAATAAtaattcattaaatatttatacatataccaGTCGCAGTGTAGTtacaacagcagcaggtgAAGAAAGTCGCCCCAGGTGATTTTTCCATGGTATTATTTATAGGTTTGAGCCCATCAATTAAAATCGCATAACCCAAAAGGGGCTTTGCTCAATTAAGTTGCTCAGAGATGATTGAAGCTTCTAGTAAACCGGGGTGTGAGGCTAACTTTTCAATCACTTGAGACTTTTACGCGCAGcgatttaaatttttaattaatgccCGTAGACCCGTTGAAATAATTAGGCAAcgaaattcaattgaacgtGTAATGAATTTTAAATCACCGCGAGCACGAGCAGTCAGTTTCCTGCGAGAGTGCCAGTATATTTTTGTGGGCCAAAGAAGCCGGCATTTCGTCAATTCGTTCGCCGCAGATGTTATTACggatttaattggtttttgaATGAGCTCgacggcagcagcggcaggaTCTAGTATGTCCTTGCCCCGGGGGCCAGGCctaagcaaacaaattatgtTCGACGGTAGCAACATTAATAGATACTTTGCGTTTtttacatattatatatttacatatatacttcttttcaatttctttgcTAGATTACCGTATTTCGCATACAGGAAAAGCCCGAGGGCGAGGCGCAGGAACTGGATCAGACCATCCTAACGGCCCTCTTCAAGTCGCAGCATCTGAGTCCGCCGGAGCAATTGAGTCTCGCCCTGACGTGGAACCGGGTGGACATAGCGCGCAGCGAGATATTCGTCTACGGCCAGGAATGGCCAAATGGTGGGTTGATGACTTGCTGGCATTGCCATCGGAGGGGAGGATGCCCTCATCCCACAATTTGCGCTAGCTCGAAACTTACAATGTCTTTGCAGGCGCCCTGGACGAGGCCATGATGCAGGCGCTGGAGCACGATAGAATCGATTTTGTCAAATTACTCCTGGAGAATGGCGTTTCGATGAAGAAATTTTTGACAATACCGCGCCTCGAGGAGCTCTACAATACCAAACACGGTCCGGCCAACACGCTGGGGTGAGTTGAGATTGAGAGtggacgacgatgacgacgacgacgacgacgacgacccATCATGCTGACCTGACCACATTCCCCCGTTGCCTGCTGTTGtcccaaaaatattttcctttcgGCCTATGTAAATTTCAACATTGTCCTCGTGTCCTTCTCCCCCTCTTCTTCTTCCACTCCGCCCACAGCTACATCCTGCGCGATGTCCGACCGCACATACCCAAGGGCTACATTTACACGCTCCACGACATCGGCCTGGTGATCAATAAACTAATGGGCGGCGCATATCGGTGAGTGCAGAGCTATATCTTTTTCAGCTGTTTCTTCTTTCACGATTTGTGTTGAAGGAGAACTTGATAAGCCTCTTTATTTGCGCTTCATAAatccacaaaaataaatagctGAGGGAGcagcttaaaatatttttaattacttttctTTGGGCTTAGCTTGGAATGCTAAGTTGCTGtaataatttcaaatgtaTGAAAATTTTTTCTATagttgttttgtatttttgtatttgtatttaaaccACGAAAAACACCTCGCCAGTTAGCCACAAAGCTGTTGTGTTTCCATTTGcccgaaaaaa
This genomic window contains:
- the LOC120446978 gene encoding transient receptor potential cation channel trpm isoform X18, with translation MVVTDSPLALHKYVRRISKDFSTVRRYSNTPAVVVGSVRASTSAFIAAETAAHLPTCGTPTSRTPVSTPRGIRRRQRMRKRSSVSSTLSKVLILNVRDLLKAHAGGEPLKEHQPRSWIETNFQKRECIKFIPCPKDDTKCCCGQAQITHQTIPGIESGSPGDLWLPTKHTRPQPTDAYGTIEFQGGAHPTKAQYVRLSFDTRPELLVQLFTKEWNLELPKLLITVQGGKANFDLQAKLKKEIRKGLLKAAKTTGAWIFTGGTNTGVTKQVGDALLLEGQQRTGRVVSIGIAPWGIVERNHELLGHNREVPCHSISSPRSKLAVLNNRHAYFLLVDNGTQAKYGAELILRRKLEKFISNLKLHPSKNHWLKTNVTHSSTPVVCLVIEGGTNTIRAVLEYVTDSPPVPVVVCDGSGRAADLLAFVHKYASDGEEQPVLESMRDYLIGTIQKTFEVGLDQSEKLYQELLQCTRNKNLITVFRIQEKPEGEAQELDQTILTALFKSQHLSPPEQLSLALTWNRVDIARSEIFVYGQEWPNGALDEAMMQALEHDRIDFVKLLLENGVSMKKFLTIPRLEELYNTKHGPANTLGYILRDVRPHIPKGYIYTLHDIGLVINKLMGGAYRSYYTRRKFRPIYAKVMNSYANACRKSSTYQYQRYAGANSLSLVTGLLPFTSEMALFEFPFNELLIWAVLTKRQQMALLMWTHGEEALAKSLVSCKLYKAMAHEAAEDDLDTEIYEELRSYAKEFESKGNKLLDFSYRQDAEKAQRLLTCELHSWSNQSCLSLAVAANHRALLAHPCSQVILADLWMGGLRTRKNTNFKVILGLAMPLYIRQLDFKSKEELQQMPQTEEEHLENQNLDNDDSDRSQPDAEALLADSYSVRDTKVHENGKVNLTAGAEEQPSKVSLTDSDPAQFREFFNLSEYNEVKQHQPLRLKKKFYEFYTAPITKFWADSIAYMFFLIMFSFTVLVKMENMPRWQEWYSIAYITTLGFEKVREIISSEPVAITWAYFTVVRISITLCLQYVPLTLELTIPLVGRH